A window of Longispora fulva contains these coding sequences:
- a CDS encoding mycothiol transferase, which translates to MTEDDRPWEPPLAGTETEHLTGALDRLRATFRWKTDDLDATGLRTSLGVSTLTLGGLLKHLAAQEDYLFTVKLSGAPIGAPWDAFGWDGSDDWEFTSAAEDEPAVLYGLWDDAVERSRARLGAALADGGLDQLVHAGGGRASLRRLVCDLIEEYGRHTGHADLIREAVDGRTGEDPPAGWRPSTGR; encoded by the coding sequence ATGACCGAGGACGACCGCCCGTGGGAGCCGCCGCTCGCCGGCACCGAGACCGAACACCTGACCGGCGCGCTCGACCGGTTGCGCGCGACATTCCGGTGGAAGACCGACGACCTTGACGCGACCGGCCTGCGCACCAGTCTCGGCGTCTCCACCCTGACGCTCGGCGGGCTGCTCAAGCACCTCGCCGCGCAGGAGGACTACCTCTTCACCGTCAAGTTGAGCGGTGCGCCGATCGGCGCACCGTGGGACGCGTTCGGCTGGGACGGGTCCGACGACTGGGAGTTCACCTCGGCGGCCGAGGACGAGCCGGCGGTGCTGTACGGGCTGTGGGACGACGCCGTCGAGCGGTCCCGCGCCCGGCTCGGCGCGGCCCTGGCCGACGGCGGGCTCGACCAGCTCGTGCATGCCGGCGGGGGCAGGGCCAGCCTGCGTCGACTGGTGTGCGACCTGATCGAGGAGTATGGCCGGCACACTGGGCACGCGGACCTGATCCGCGAGGCGGTGGACGGCAGGACGGGTGAGGACCCGCCGGCCGGCTGGAGGCCGTCGACCGGCCGGTGA
- a CDS encoding DinB family protein — MMDAFAKEYLHGDLRGIREALVWKLDGLGEYDVRRPLTRTGTNLLGLVKHLSLTESRYFGEVFGRPFPAPLPRWDDPAARGVDMWATEWETREEIVDRYRRVWEHSDATIDALTIDAPGFVPWWPRPDVKLFNILVHVLAETSRHAGHADILREQLDGSTGTAAHRAANDDEAHWEARRAEVERAARAAATGSEPG; from the coding sequence ATGATGGATGCCTTCGCGAAGGAGTATCTGCACGGCGACCTGCGGGGGATACGCGAGGCGCTGGTGTGGAAGCTCGACGGGCTCGGCGAGTACGACGTCCGCCGGCCATTGACCCGGACGGGCACGAACCTGCTCGGCCTGGTCAAACACCTGTCGCTGACCGAGTCCCGGTATTTCGGCGAGGTCTTCGGCCGGCCGTTCCCCGCGCCGCTGCCCCGGTGGGACGATCCCGCCGCGCGCGGCGTCGACATGTGGGCGACCGAATGGGAGACGCGCGAGGAGATCGTCGACCGCTACCGTCGGGTGTGGGAGCACTCCGACGCGACCATCGACGCGTTGACGATCGACGCTCCGGGCTTCGTGCCGTGGTGGCCCCGCCCGGACGTGAAACTGTTCAACATCCTGGTCCACGTCCTGGCCGAGACCAGTCGGCACGCCGGTCACGCCGACATCCTCCGTGAACAGCTCGACGGCTCGACCGGGACGGCGGCGCACCGGGCGGCGAACGACGACGAGGCGCACTGGGAGGCCCGTCGCGCCGAGGTCGAGCGGGCGGCCCGGGCTGCGGCCACCGGGTCGGAGCCCGGCTAG